A DNA window from Arachis hypogaea cultivar Tifrunner chromosome 18, arahy.Tifrunner.gnm2.J5K5, whole genome shotgun sequence contains the following coding sequences:
- the LOC112771244 gene encoding uncharacterized protein: MTEPPFRPREKLVEKQKYFQNIHKHTYLKGPYDKITSVAIPVALAATSLYMIGRGIYNMSHGIGKKE, from the exons ATGACGGAACCACCTTTCAGACCACGAGAGAAGCTTGTTGAGAAGCAAAAGTATTTCCAGAATATCCATAAACATACGTACTTGAAGGGACCATATGATAAGATTACATCTGTTGCAATCCCAGTTGCTTTGGCAGCAACTTCATTGTACATGATC GGACGAGGGATCTATAACATGTCGCATGGGATAGGAAAGAAAGAATGA
- the LOC140181217 gene encoding alkaline/neutral invertase E, chloroplastic-like, whose protein sequence is MRKVNEIYRYKTQEYSYDAVNEFNIYPEQIPPWLVEFMPSKGGYLIGNLQLAHMGFRFFSLGNLWSIVSSLATAEQSHAILDLIEAKWAELVADMPFKICYPALNGQEWRIIAGSDPKNTYAIPHYSIQYTIYATLICQPMGLVYLLVTVACIKMNRADIASKAVQVAERRISKDKWPEYYDTKRARFIGKQARLFQTWSIAGYLVAKQLLANPDAAKFLINEEDPELINALSCMISANPRRRKRGRKKQSFIV, encoded by the exons ATGAGAAAAGTCAATGAAATCTACAGATACAAGACACAGGAATACTCCTATGATGCTGTTAACGAATTCAATATATATCCAGAGCAAATTCCTCCATGGTTGGTTGAATTTATGCCAAGCAAAGGAGGCTATTTGATTGGTAACCTGCAACTGGCTCACATGGGCTTCCGTTTCTTCTCCCTTGGAAACTTGTGGTCCATTGTAAGTAGTCTGGCCACTGCAGAACAATCACATGCAATTTTAGACCTTATTGAAGCAAAATGGGCAGAATTAGTAGCTGACATGCCATTCAAGATATGTTACCCTGCTCTCAACGGACAGGAATGGCGGATTATTGCCGGAAGTGATCCCAAGAACACGTATGCCATTCCACATTACTCTATCCAAT ATACTATCTATGCTACCCTCATCTGCCAACCAATGGGCCTCGTCTATCTGTTG GTTACTGTTGCGTGCATTAAGATGAATAGAGCAGATATTGCTTCAAAGGCCGTCCAAGTTGCTGAGAGGCGCATATCAAAAGACAAGTGGCCTGAGTATTATGACACCAAACGAGCTAGATTTATTGGGAAGCAAGCACGGCTTTTTCAGACTTGGTCTATTGCTGGATACCTTGTGGCGAAACAACTACTTGCCAACCCGGATGCTGCTAAGTTCCTCATTAATGAAGAGGATCCAGAGCTGATAAATGCCCTTTCTTGTATGATCAGCGCAAACCCAAGAAGAAGGAAACGAGGTAGGAAGAAGCAGAGCTTCATAGTTTGa
- the LOC112770695 gene encoding serine/threonine-protein kinase D6PKL3: MDPPPPPAPPPWQDDLADDLQSLSFASTATTTTTADIKRSTSFGSETTTLTASTSARIPLPPTKPHAPSSDPRWSAIHRIRSSDDDSASSGGRILLPSDLVFSRRLGSGDISSVYLAELKPSSDVTFAAKVMDKKELASRSKEGRARTEREILELLDHPFLPTLYGAIEAPKWLCLLTEFCPGGDLHVLRQRQANKRFNEGAVRFYASEVLVALEYLHMLGIVYRDLKPENVLVRSDGHIMLTDFDLSLKCDDSTATAQIISDQKNSPHIFLQKDLHTESSQFTSSSCILPNCIVPAVSCFHPKRKRKKKKQGHRGGPEFVAEPIDVRSMSFVGTHEYLAPEIVSGEGHGSAVDWWTLGIFIFELFYGVTPFRGMDNELTLANIVARALEFPKEPSVPATAKDLISQLLVKDPGRRLGSIMGASPIKNHPFFQGVNWALLRCTTPPFVPPPFTKEAVSDESCPETPIDYY; this comes from the exons ATGGACCCACCGCCACCACCAGCACCGCCGCCGTGGCAGGACGATCTCGCCGACGACCTCCAGTCACTCAGCTTCGCCTCCACGGCCACCACCACAACCACTGCCGACATCAAGCGCAGCACAAGCTTCGGCTCCGAAACCACCACACTCACGGCCTCCACCTCCGCCCGCATCCCTCTCCCTCCGACAAAGCCCCACGCCCCTTCCTCCGACCCCCGCTGGTCCGCAATCCACCGGATCCGATCCTCTGACGACGACTCCGCCTCCTCCGGCGGTCGCATCCTCCTCccgtccgacctcgtcttctcccGGCGCCTCGGCTCCGGCGACATCAGCTCCGTGTACCTGGCAGAGCTGAAGCCCTCCTCCGACGTAACGTTCGCGGCGAAGGTGATGGACAAGAAGGAGCTAGCTAGCAGGAGCAAGGAAGGGAGAGCGAGGACAGAGAGGGAAATTCTGGAGTTACTGGACCATCCTTTTTTGCCGACGCTGTACGGCGCCATCGAAGCACCTAAATGGCTGTGCCTCCTCACAGAGTTCTGCCCCGGCGGCGACCTCCACGTTCTCCGGCAGCGCCAGGCAAACAAACGCTTCAACGAAGGCGCCGTCAG GTTCTACGCCTCAGAGGTGTTGGTGGCACTTGAATACCTTCACATGTTGGGGATAGTCTACCGTGATCTCAAGCCAGAGAACGTGTTGGTTCGATCTGACGGCCACATCATGCTCACTGACTTTGACCTCTCCTTAAAATGTGATGACTCCACAGCAACGGCTCAGATCATCTCTGATCAAAAGAACTCTCCTCATATATTCCTACAAAAGGATCTCCACACTGAATCCTCCCAATTCACATCGTCCTCATGCATACTACCAAACTGTATAGTCCCCGCGGTGTCATGTTTTCACCCAAAGCGCAagcgaaagaagaagaagcaaggcCATCGTGGTGGGCCCGAGTTCGTTGCCGAGCCCATCGACGTCCGGTCCATGTCATTCGTTGGGACCCACGAGTACCTGGCCCCGGAGATTGTGTCCGGTGAGGGACACGGTAGTGCCGTCGACTGGTGGACCTTAGGGatatttatatttgaattgtTTTATGGTGTGACACCCTTTAGAGGCATGGACAATGAGCTAACCCTAGCAAACATCGTGGCTCGAGCATTGGAGTTCCCAAAGGAACCCAGCGTGCCAGCCACGGCAAAGGACCTTATCTCACAGCTATTGGTTAAGGACCCCGGAAGGAGGCTTGGGTCAATAATGGGGGCTTCCCCTATCAAGAACCACCCATTTTTTCAAGGTGTGAATTGGGCATTGCTAAGGTGCACAACCCCACCCTTTGTACCCCCACCTTTTACTAAAGAAGCTGTATCCGATGAGAGTTGTCCCGAGACTCCCATTGATTATTATTAA
- the LOC112770696 gene encoding guanylyl cyclase 1-like has translation MVAPCYMHPSKSFRNMILKTEDERELKGDNLSAIDPYLFQHSPSNNNVESHLPSLCRSRFVDVPHVNQIYTWDCGLACASMVLKTIGVNDRDIQALAELCCTNSVWTVDLAYLLQKFFVAFSYFTVTFGANPNFSVESFYKEELPNNLVRLDMLFQKAVESGIGIQCRSISGREISILILSGKYIAIALVDQSKLRYRFLLICSVLFWLQYLIDDSFSTLTYSTFLPTFYIVPVVNQVYSFDTILFRRNLSLQLHYNTFFVYNFFLDHVIILAGKVQFNLLLKSFCFSHVLQDDVHVPEVSSNNPGYTGEH, from the exons ATGGTGGCACCTTGTTATATGCATCCATCCAAATCTTTTAGAAATATG ATTCTTAAAACAGAAGACGAAAGAGAATTGAAAGGAGATAATTTGAGTGCCATAGATCCCTACTTGTTTCAGCATTCACCAAGTAACAATAACGTAGAGTCCCATCTTCCCTCCTTATGCCGCTCGCGCTTTGTTGAT GTACCACATGTAAACCAAATATATACATGGGATTGTGGCCTTGCTTGTGCCTCGATGGTTTTGAAAACTATTGGTGTCAACGACCGTGATATTCAAGCACTGGCTGAGCTATGCTGCACTAATAG TGTCTGGACAGTTGATTTGGCATATTTGTTGCAGAagttttttgttgcattttcctATTTCACTGTAACATTTGGTGCAAACCCAAACTTTTCTGTTGAATCCTTTTACAAG GAGGAATTGCCTAATAATCTAGTCAGACTAGATATGCTATTTCAAAAGGCAGTGGAGTCTGGAATTGGCATACAG TGTAGATCAATTAGTGGAAGAGAGATATCCATTCTCATATTGTCAGGTAAATATATTGCTATTGCATTAGTTGACCAAAGCAAATTGAGGTACAGGTTTCTTCTTATATGTTCTGTTCTTTTTTGGCTTCAATACTTAATTGATGATAGCTTTTCAACATTGACATACTCCACGTTCTTACCAACTTTTTACATAGTGCCTGTGGTAAACCAAGTTTATTCATTTGATACCATCCTTTTTAGAAGAAATTTGTCACTCCAATTGCATTATAACACGTTTTTTGTTTATAACTTCTTCCTTGATCATGTCATTATTCTCGCTGGAAAAGTGCAATTCAATCTGCTTCTGAAAAGTTTCTGTTTTAGTCATGTATTGCAAGATGATGTTCATGTTCCTGAAGTTTCCAGCAATAACCCTGGCTATACTGGTGAGCACTGA
- the LOC112770697 gene encoding uncharacterized protein, whose translation MDVDSQPTMEETILVGDDLMMGPPSPVVPPEIASHVLRGVDLCDGILKNLFLCLQINDIEPFCQDELALYKQCAERRDKEIRNRLQESERKLGSSMPFDEAKERVTQLEKEVTSLDRRLILASGVEGMEGFRQRWSLHGRLTDTKKRLESLKQGIDSRK comes from the exons ATGGATG TTGATTCACAGCCAACTATGGAAGAAACGATTCTGGTGGGCGATGACCTGATGATGGGTCCACCGTCACCTGTTGTGCCACCTGAAATCGCATCCCATGTTCTCCGCGGTGTTGATTTGTGTGATGGAATCCTCAAGAACCTGTTTTTGT GCTTGCAAATCAATGACATTGAACCATTCTGCCAGGATGAGCTTGCTCTTTATAAACAATGTGCTGAAAGAAGG GACAAGGAGATTAGGAATCGTCTTCAAGAAAGTGAGCGGAAATTGGGCTCATCAATGCCTTTCGATGAAGCCAAGGAGAGAGTTACCCAGCTTGAGAAAGAAGTTACGTCATTGGATAG GCGCCTCATTCTTGCTAGTGGAGTTGAAGGCATGGAAGGTTTTCGCCAAAGATGGAGTTTACATGGCCGCTTAACTGATACCAA GAAAAGGTTGGAGTCCTTAAAGCAGGGCATAGATAGCAGAAAATAA